One Cystobacter ferrugineus genomic window, CCCCGAGCAGCATGGACCAGCCCGTCTTGAAGCTCACCAGCGCGCCGGCGCCCACGAGCAGCAGGCTGAAGTCGAGCGACAGCGTCCAGGCGCCCGCGGGCTTGCCGCCAATGGTGAAGGGCAGGCTGAGCTTGGCGGGCAGGTTCCACACGAGCCACGAGGCCTTGGCGTCGCGCCAGAAGGCGATGACGGCCCCGACGAGGCCCGCCAGGCCCAGCGAGCGCGCCTTGCCCCGCGAGCGCTCGTCATGCCCGTGCAGCGCCTGGAGCGTTTCGGCGGTGGCGGTGCCGGTGGGAAAGGGAAGCTGCTCGATGTTGATGAGCTGGCGCTTGATGGGGATGGCGGCGAAGACACCCAGCGCGGAGACGACGGCGAACCACGCCACCAACCACCCCGAGGGCGGCAGCGCGCCGGTGAGCATCAACAACGCGGGCACGGCCGCCATGTTGCCGCCCCCCGTCATGTACCCCGCCGCCGACGCCACCGAGCCCATGGCGTTGTTCTCCAGCGTGGTGAAGTCCTGCCGGAGCAGCCCCACGCTGCGCAGCGCGCCAAATGTCGCGAAGGCGAGGATGCACGCGGTGATGGTGACGCCCAGGCTCCAGCCCGTCTTGAGGACGACGTAGAGGTTGGACAGGCACATCACCGCGCCAATCACCATCCCCGCGATGACGGCTCGCACGGTGAGCTGGCGCACGCCTCCCTTGTAGACGTTCTCGAGCCAGTAGCGCTCGGGATCCACGGGAGTGGAGTCCCGCTCCGGTGGCGGTGGGGACTCGGGCTGGAGGCGAAGCTGCTGGGGCGAGGGCGAGACGGGAGAAGTCATGTGGAGGTGAAAGGATAGCGGAACACCTCCGACCCGACGAATGGGATAACGCGCCCCCGGTAGCCCCGGCTCAGTGAGCGCCGCCGGGCCCGTGGGCGTGGCCGTGCTCGAGTTCCTCGGTGGTGGCCGCACGCACTTCACGCACCGTCACGTCGAAGTGGAGCGTCTTGCCCGCCAGCGGGTGGTTGAGGTCCACCACCACCGAGTCGCCCTTCACCTCGCGCACGGTGATGGGGATGACGTCGCCCTCGGCCGTCTGGGCGGAGATGCTCAGGCCCGGGTGCAGCGGCGCCTCCGGGGGGAACATGCTGCGCGGCACTTCCTGGAGTCCGCGCGGATCATGCTCGCCATAGCCCTGGGCGGGCACCACGACGACCTTCCTCGCGTCGCCGGGCGACAGGCCCTCCAACTGCCCTTCCAGACCCGGGACGATCTGCCCGCGCCCGTGCATGTAGGCGAGCGGTTGGCCGGGCTCGCTCTCATCGACGACCTTGCCATCGCCGAGGTGCAACCGGTACTCCAACGAGACCACGCAGTCCTTGGACACCTTCATGTGCGGCTGCTCCTTGAGCTGGTCCTGCCGAGAGGGATGAGGGGGGTATGGGACAGCGCCCGGCCCAAGGCAACCCCACATGCGTCCTGAAGCTCAAGAAACGGACGATTCCGACCTGGCTGGCACCGGGGGAGTCTGGTTTTCCGGCGCCGGCTCACCTCGGGCCACGTAGACGGCGGCCGCCAGGTCGCCCGTCACGTTGAGCGTGGTGCGGCACATGTCGAGGAAGCGGTCCACGCCGAGGATGAGGCCGAGGCCCTCGGGGGGAATCTTGAACATGCCGAGGATCATCGCGATGACGGGGATGGAGCCCGCCGGCACGCCCGCGGTGCCGATGCCCGCCAGCACGCAGATGAACATCACCACGGCCTGGTTGGCCAGGCTCAGCTCCACGCCGAACACCTGCGCGAGGAAGAGCACGGTGACGCCCTCGAAGAGCGCGGTGCCGTTCTGGTTCATCGCCGAGCCGGCGGTGAGCACGAAGCGCGACACGTTGCGCGGCAGCTTGAGGTTCTCCTCGGCCACCTTGAGGGCGGTGGGCAGCGTGGCGCTGGAAGACGCGGTGGAGAAGGCGGTGACGATGGCCAGGCGGCAATCGCGGAAGAAGGCGATGGGGTTGCGTCCGCCGAGGAAGCGCACGGACAGCGAGTACACGACGAACATGTGCAGCCCGAGCGCCAGCAGCACCACGCCCACGAAGGACGCCACCTGCACCAGGATGCCGAAGCCCAGGCGCGCCGTGACGCTGAAGAGCAGCGCCCCCACGCCGATGGGCGCCAGCCGCAGCACCCCATCGATGAGCGTCATCAGTACGTCATAGAGCCCCAGGATGGTCTCCTTGAGGTGCCGGGAGCCCGGGGTGTCCGTCACCATGAGCCCCACGCCGGAGATGAGCGAGAAGACGATGAGGGCGATCATGTCCCCATCCGCCGCGGCCTTGATGGGGTTGGTGGGCACCATGGAGAGGATGAGCCCGGGCACCGAATCCGCGCTCGGCGCGGGGGCCGCCTTCACCACGGAGCCCTTCTGCACGAGCGCGGCGATGGCCTCCTCACTCAGCCGGGTGCCGGGCTTGAGCGTGTTGACGAGGAACAGCCCGATGAGCACGGCGATGCTGGAGATGACCACGGTATAGCCCAGCGTGCGCACGCCCAGCCGGCCAATGGATCGCAGGTCCAGCTCGCACACGCCCGTCACCAGCGCGGCGAAGAGCAGCGGCACCACCAACATCAGCAGCAGGCGCAGGAAGAGCTGGCCCACCAGCGAGGTGACGTTCGTCACCACCCAGTCCAACCACGGCGCCCCGCCCACGAGGAGATTGGCGGCGATTCCCGCCACCGTGCCA contains:
- a CDS encoding FKBP-type peptidyl-prolyl cis-trans isomerase, whose amino-acid sequence is MKVSKDCVVSLEYRLHLGDGKVVDESEPGQPLAYMHGRGQIVPGLEGQLEGLSPGDARKVVVVPAQGYGEHDPRGLQEVPRSMFPPEAPLHPGLSISAQTAEGDVIPITVREVKGDSVVVDLNHPLAGKTLHFDVTVREVRAATTEELEHGHAHGPGGAH
- a CDS encoding dicarboxylate/amino acid:cation symporter, encoding MKQHQKMLLGIVIGTVAGIAANLLVGGAPWLDWVVTNVTSLVGQLFLRLLLMLVVPLLFAALVTGVCELDLRSIGRLGVRTLGYTVVISSIAVLIGLFLVNTLKPGTRLSEEAIAALVQKGSVVKAAPAPSADSVPGLILSMVPTNPIKAAADGDMIALIVFSLISGVGLMVTDTPGSRHLKETILGLYDVLMTLIDGVLRLAPIGVGALLFSVTARLGFGILVQVASFVGVVLLALGLHMFVVYSLSVRFLGGRNPIAFFRDCRLAIVTAFSTASSSATLPTALKVAEENLKLPRNVSRFVLTAGSAMNQNGTALFEGVTVLFLAQVFGVELSLANQAVVMFICVLAGIGTAGVPAGSIPVIAMILGMFKIPPEGLGLILGVDRFLDMCRTTLNVTGDLAAAVYVARGEPAPENQTPPVPARSESSVS